Proteins found in one Physeter macrocephalus isolate SW-GA chromosome 17, ASM283717v5, whole genome shotgun sequence genomic segment:
- the LOC102979301 gene encoding zinc finger protein 549-like isoform X1 yields MSTNAVQDPAQVPMVAAAFMVPGQDHVIFEDVAVSFSQEEWGLLNDAQRLLYCDVMLENLSLIASLGCWHGVEAEEAVSEQCVSVELVTEDRNPNLEPSILKPLTSDTSALAEKDVLYLADNMFTCREVEKAFLGSLGFPQHQPSHDGQHPRRSRQSREVSHPGQGHHKCSECGKAFSKKFKFTEHLRVHTGEKPYECSDCRKFFRHSSSLIHHRKVHTGERPYECCNCGKVFAHKYKLFEHQRIHTGKRPYECNECGKAFLRKDSLVQHQKIHTGENPYKCSECGKCFLYKNNLLVHQRIHSGERPYGCSKCGKSFVFKKRLLYHQRIHTGERPYMCSECGKAYVYKGSLIVHKRIHTLEKAYRCNKCGKFFTSSFALNRHENVHTARRRYECSECGKALNGKVKLAEHQRIHTGERPYKCNECEKAFMRKYTLVQHQKVHTGVKPFKCSECGKPFTYKTSLVVHQRIHTGERPYMCSECGEVFVYRRSLVVHQRIHAREKPYECSSL; encoded by the exons ATGTCAACCAACGCGGTGCAGGACCCGGCCCAG GTTCCCATGGTAGCAGCAGCATTTATGGTCCCTGGACAG GACCATGTGATATTTGAGGATGTGGCTGTGTCCTTCTCCCAGGAGGAGTGGGGTCTCCTTAACGATGCTCAGAGACTCCTGTACTGTGACGTGATGCTGGAGAACCTGTCACTTATAGCCTCCCTGG gtTGTTGGCATGGAGTAGAAGCTGAGGAGGCCGTTTCTGAACAATGTGTTTCTGTAGAACTCGTGACAGAAGACAGGAATCCAAACCTGGAGCCATCTATCCTGAAGCCTCTGACTTCCGATACGAGTGCCCTGGCGGAGAAGGATGTTTTGTACTTGGCTGACAATATGTTCACGTGCAGAGAGGTTGAGAAGGCTTTCCTAGGCAGCTTGGGCTTTCCCCAGCACCAGCCCTCCCACGATGGACAGCATCCACGTAGAAGCAGGCAGAGCAGGGAAGTCTCTCACCCTGGGCAAGGGCATCACAAGTGCAGCGAATGTGGCAAAGCCTTCAGTAAAAAGTTTAAATTCACAGAGCACCtgagagttcacactggagaaaaaccttatgagtgcagtgactGCAGGAAGTTCTTTAGGCACAGCTCCAGTCTTATTCATCATCGGAAagttcacacaggagaaaggccttatgagtgctgTAATTGTGGGAAAGTCTTTGCCCACAAATATAAACTTTTTGAGCAccagagaatccacactggaAAAAGACCATATgagtgtaatgaatgtgggaaagccttcctTCGCAAGGATTCACTTGTTCAGCACCAAAAAATCCACACTGGCGAAAATCCTTAtaagtgcagtgaatgtggaaagTGCTTCCTTTACAAAAATAACCTTCTTGTGCACCAGAGGATCCACagtggagaaaggccttatgggTGTAGCAAATGTGGAAAGTCTTTTGTCTTCAAAAAAAGGCTTCTTTATCACCAGCGaatccacactggagaaaggccttacatgtgcagtgaatgtgggaaagcctatGTCTACAAAGGAAGTCTTATTGTACATAAGAGAATTCACACTTTAGAAAAGGCTTATAGGTGTAACAAATGTGGGAAATTCTTTACAAGCAGTTTTGCCCTCAATAGACATGAGAATGTTCACACTGCACGAAGGCGTTATGAGTGCAGCGAATGTGGGAAAGCTCTCAATGGCAAAGTTAAACTTGCTGAGCACCAGAGAATCCATACTGGAGAAAGACCCTATAAGTGTAATGAATGTGAGAAAGCCTTCATGCGCAAGTATACACTTGTTCAGCACCAAAAAGTCCACACTGGAGTAAAGCCTTTTAAATGCAGCGAATGTGGGAAGCCCTTCACTTACAAAACAAGTCTTGTTGTCCAccagagaatccacactggagaaaggccttatatGTGCAGTGAATGTGGGGAAGTCTTTGTCTACAGAAGAAGTCTTGTTGTCCATCAGAGAATCCACGCTAGAGAAAAGCCTTATGAATGTAGTTCTTTGTAG
- the LOC102979301 gene encoding zinc finger protein 549-like isoform X2 — MVAAAFMVPGQDHVIFEDVAVSFSQEEWGLLNDAQRLLYCDVMLENLSLIASLGCWHGVEAEEAVSEQCVSVELVTEDRNPNLEPSILKPLTSDTSALAEKDVLYLADNMFTCREVEKAFLGSLGFPQHQPSHDGQHPRRSRQSREVSHPGQGHHKCSECGKAFSKKFKFTEHLRVHTGEKPYECSDCRKFFRHSSSLIHHRKVHTGERPYECCNCGKVFAHKYKLFEHQRIHTGKRPYECNECGKAFLRKDSLVQHQKIHTGENPYKCSECGKCFLYKNNLLVHQRIHSGERPYGCSKCGKSFVFKKRLLYHQRIHTGERPYMCSECGKAYVYKGSLIVHKRIHTLEKAYRCNKCGKFFTSSFALNRHENVHTARRRYECSECGKALNGKVKLAEHQRIHTGERPYKCNECEKAFMRKYTLVQHQKVHTGVKPFKCSECGKPFTYKTSLVVHQRIHTGERPYMCSECGEVFVYRRSLVVHQRIHAREKPYECSSL, encoded by the exons ATGGTAGCAGCAGCATTTATGGTCCCTGGACAG GACCATGTGATATTTGAGGATGTGGCTGTGTCCTTCTCCCAGGAGGAGTGGGGTCTCCTTAACGATGCTCAGAGACTCCTGTACTGTGACGTGATGCTGGAGAACCTGTCACTTATAGCCTCCCTGG gtTGTTGGCATGGAGTAGAAGCTGAGGAGGCCGTTTCTGAACAATGTGTTTCTGTAGAACTCGTGACAGAAGACAGGAATCCAAACCTGGAGCCATCTATCCTGAAGCCTCTGACTTCCGATACGAGTGCCCTGGCGGAGAAGGATGTTTTGTACTTGGCTGACAATATGTTCACGTGCAGAGAGGTTGAGAAGGCTTTCCTAGGCAGCTTGGGCTTTCCCCAGCACCAGCCCTCCCACGATGGACAGCATCCACGTAGAAGCAGGCAGAGCAGGGAAGTCTCTCACCCTGGGCAAGGGCATCACAAGTGCAGCGAATGTGGCAAAGCCTTCAGTAAAAAGTTTAAATTCACAGAGCACCtgagagttcacactggagaaaaaccttatgagtgcagtgactGCAGGAAGTTCTTTAGGCACAGCTCCAGTCTTATTCATCATCGGAAagttcacacaggagaaaggccttatgagtgctgTAATTGTGGGAAAGTCTTTGCCCACAAATATAAACTTTTTGAGCAccagagaatccacactggaAAAAGACCATATgagtgtaatgaatgtgggaaagccttcctTCGCAAGGATTCACTTGTTCAGCACCAAAAAATCCACACTGGCGAAAATCCTTAtaagtgcagtgaatgtggaaagTGCTTCCTTTACAAAAATAACCTTCTTGTGCACCAGAGGATCCACagtggagaaaggccttatgggTGTAGCAAATGTGGAAAGTCTTTTGTCTTCAAAAAAAGGCTTCTTTATCACCAGCGaatccacactggagaaaggccttacatgtgcagtgaatgtgggaaagcctatGTCTACAAAGGAAGTCTTATTGTACATAAGAGAATTCACACTTTAGAAAAGGCTTATAGGTGTAACAAATGTGGGAAATTCTTTACAAGCAGTTTTGCCCTCAATAGACATGAGAATGTTCACACTGCACGAAGGCGTTATGAGTGCAGCGAATGTGGGAAAGCTCTCAATGGCAAAGTTAAACTTGCTGAGCACCAGAGAATCCATACTGGAGAAAGACCCTATAAGTGTAATGAATGTGAGAAAGCCTTCATGCGCAAGTATACACTTGTTCAGCACCAAAAAGTCCACACTGGAGTAAAGCCTTTTAAATGCAGCGAATGTGGGAAGCCCTTCACTTACAAAACAAGTCTTGTTGTCCAccagagaatccacactggagaaaggccttatatGTGCAGTGAATGTGGGGAAGTCTTTGTCTACAGAAGAAGTCTTGTTGTCCATCAGAGAATCCACGCTAGAGAAAAGCCTTATGAATGTAGTTCTTTGTAG
- the LOC102979301 gene encoding zinc finger protein 549-like isoform X3 yields the protein MVAAFMVPGQDHVIFEDVAVSFSQEEWGLLNDAQRLLYCDVMLENLSLIASLGCWHGVEAEEAVSEQCVSVELVTEDRNPNLEPSILKPLTSDTSALAEKDVLYLADNMFTCREVEKAFLGSLGFPQHQPSHDGQHPRRSRQSREVSHPGQGHHKCSECGKAFSKKFKFTEHLRVHTGEKPYECSDCRKFFRHSSSLIHHRKVHTGERPYECCNCGKVFAHKYKLFEHQRIHTGKRPYECNECGKAFLRKDSLVQHQKIHTGENPYKCSECGKCFLYKNNLLVHQRIHSGERPYGCSKCGKSFVFKKRLLYHQRIHTGERPYMCSECGKAYVYKGSLIVHKRIHTLEKAYRCNKCGKFFTSSFALNRHENVHTARRRYECSECGKALNGKVKLAEHQRIHTGERPYKCNECEKAFMRKYTLVQHQKVHTGVKPFKCSECGKPFTYKTSLVVHQRIHTGERPYMCSECGEVFVYRRSLVVHQRIHAREKPYECSSL from the exons ATGGTAGCAGCATTTATGGTCCCTGGACAG GACCATGTGATATTTGAGGATGTGGCTGTGTCCTTCTCCCAGGAGGAGTGGGGTCTCCTTAACGATGCTCAGAGACTCCTGTACTGTGACGTGATGCTGGAGAACCTGTCACTTATAGCCTCCCTGG gtTGTTGGCATGGAGTAGAAGCTGAGGAGGCCGTTTCTGAACAATGTGTTTCTGTAGAACTCGTGACAGAAGACAGGAATCCAAACCTGGAGCCATCTATCCTGAAGCCTCTGACTTCCGATACGAGTGCCCTGGCGGAGAAGGATGTTTTGTACTTGGCTGACAATATGTTCACGTGCAGAGAGGTTGAGAAGGCTTTCCTAGGCAGCTTGGGCTTTCCCCAGCACCAGCCCTCCCACGATGGACAGCATCCACGTAGAAGCAGGCAGAGCAGGGAAGTCTCTCACCCTGGGCAAGGGCATCACAAGTGCAGCGAATGTGGCAAAGCCTTCAGTAAAAAGTTTAAATTCACAGAGCACCtgagagttcacactggagaaaaaccttatgagtgcagtgactGCAGGAAGTTCTTTAGGCACAGCTCCAGTCTTATTCATCATCGGAAagttcacacaggagaaaggccttatgagtgctgTAATTGTGGGAAAGTCTTTGCCCACAAATATAAACTTTTTGAGCAccagagaatccacactggaAAAAGACCATATgagtgtaatgaatgtgggaaagccttcctTCGCAAGGATTCACTTGTTCAGCACCAAAAAATCCACACTGGCGAAAATCCTTAtaagtgcagtgaatgtggaaagTGCTTCCTTTACAAAAATAACCTTCTTGTGCACCAGAGGATCCACagtggagaaaggccttatgggTGTAGCAAATGTGGAAAGTCTTTTGTCTTCAAAAAAAGGCTTCTTTATCACCAGCGaatccacactggagaaaggccttacatgtgcagtgaatgtgggaaagcctatGTCTACAAAGGAAGTCTTATTGTACATAAGAGAATTCACACTTTAGAAAAGGCTTATAGGTGTAACAAATGTGGGAAATTCTTTACAAGCAGTTTTGCCCTCAATAGACATGAGAATGTTCACACTGCACGAAGGCGTTATGAGTGCAGCGAATGTGGGAAAGCTCTCAATGGCAAAGTTAAACTTGCTGAGCACCAGAGAATCCATACTGGAGAAAGACCCTATAAGTGTAATGAATGTGAGAAAGCCTTCATGCGCAAGTATACACTTGTTCAGCACCAAAAAGTCCACACTGGAGTAAAGCCTTTTAAATGCAGCGAATGTGGGAAGCCCTTCACTTACAAAACAAGTCTTGTTGTCCAccagagaatccacactggagaaaggccttatatGTGCAGTGAATGTGGGGAAGTCTTTGTCTACAGAAGAAGTCTTGTTGTCCATCAGAGAATCCACGCTAGAGAAAAGCCTTATGAATGTAGTTCTTTGTAG